Proteins from a genomic interval of Dermacentor variabilis isolate Ectoservices chromosome 8, ASM5094787v1, whole genome shotgun sequence:
- the LOC142590960 gene encoding uncharacterized protein LOC142590960: MFDCLTANRTKIDFVKQTATFVWIIQETDHSPRQELTFSVRPGPKPGTMEMTLGDDPTVLEGIFYYMDDNCLVMDLEYHGHQCLLWVRKEVKDLVPQECFERFSDACGEPLREHRRELCPDS; this comes from the exons ATGTTCGACTGCCTGACGGCGAACCGCACCAAGATCGACTTCGTGAAACAGACGGCCACCTTCGTGTGGATCATCCAGGAGACCGACCACTCGCCCAG GCAAGAACTTACATTTTCGGTCAGGCCCGGGCCTAAACCTGGCACTATGGAGATGACCCTAGGCGACG atcCGACAGTCTTGGAGGGCATATTCTATTACATGGACGACAACTGCCTCGTGATGGACTTGGAGTATCACGGCCATC AATGCCTTCTCTGGGTTCGGAAGGAGGTGAAGGACTTGGTTCCTCAGGAGTGCTTCGAACGTTTCTCCGATGCCTGCGGGGAGCCCCTTCGCGAGCACAGGAGGGAGCTCTGCCCCGACAGCTAG